cctggggctttaagtcccttgaggattaagTATATCTTATCCTACTAAGGCCTGACCAAACAGACATCTGCTATATTTGTTCCAGGGGCCTCAGACTGACTCATGCATACTCCTGGTTTGTGGCTCAGTTGGGCactcactgtcaataagacaaaaaggcaatgtTGATTGGGGAAAGTTCTTTAGTAACcttacatccaacagagggctaatatgcaaaatatacaaagaactcaaggagttagactccagaaaaacaacccaattaaaaaatcaggtagagagctaaacagagaattctcaactgaggaatcttgaatgactgagatgcacctaaagaaatgttcaacatccttagtcatcagagaaatgtaaatctaAGTGTTCCTAAGATTCTactttataccaatcagaatgactaagatcaaatattcaggcaatagcagatgctggcaaggatttggagaaaaaggaacactcctccattgctggtgggattgaaaactggcACAGCAACTTTgggaatcaatctggtggttccttagtaagttggaaataattctacctgaagactcagctataccactcctgggcatatacccaaaggatgttcCATTATATCACAAAATTACttgatccactatgttcagagcagccttatttataataaccagaagatgaaaacaacctagatgtccctcagttGAATAATTGATACAGAAActgtgtacatttacacaatggaatactactcagctattaaaaactaggatactatgaattttgcaggcaaatggaaaaAACTAggaaataccatcctgagtgaggtaatccagacccaaaaggacatatatgttatgtactcactgataagtggatgttagtcaAAAAGTCCAGAATACCCGtgatacaactcatagaccatatgaagcttaacaagaaggaaggtccaagtgtggatgcttcaatcccaattagaagggggaacaaaataatcatgggaggagATTGAGGGAGGAatctgggtgggagaagggagagggaagcaaTAAAAGGGAGGCAGGATTAGGTATaggggagacagaagagaagcccagagggtcaggagaatgaatagaaatatgcagtgAGGGGTGGGGAACAGGGCGGGAGGGGGACACTAGAAAGCTCCAGACTCCAGGAATGAGGGAGGTGCCCAGGATCCAATGAAGATTACATTAGCCAAAATGCTCAATAGTGGGGACATAGAACCTCTAAAGGTATTTTATTACATACCCCATATGATCATTTTATTTACAATAGGAAAATGTTTAAGCAGAGAAATAAAACTCATTAGTTAGTAATGTCttcataaatatgtttatatatatatatatatatgtatatatatatatatatacatatatatatatatatatatatatatatatataattagtattcttttctgtttttcatggTTGTGTGCTGGTGGAAAAGAGAAACACGACCATGAAAAGACAAAACTAAAGCACCACCACATTGATGACACACAATTCAAATGAACTCTTACACTATTTGGAAAATGTTTTCAGTTCATGTAAATCATTTGATCATAGTAGCAACAAAATTTCAATTAGAGGGTACCTATTTCATTTCATATAAGCAAGCACTTAGgaattactaaattttcttttccttttcttttttttttaaagttatcttacatcaatttcttttttattagatattttctttatttacatttcaaatattatcccctttcctagtacCCCCCCCCAAATCCCTATCCCTTACCCATTCCCCTGATCCCTAACCAAcccttcctgcttcctgaacctggcattcctctatactggggcatagagccttcacaggaacaaggaccactcctcccattgatgaccgagtaggccatcctctgctacatatgcagctagagacagagtcccaccatgtgttttctttgattggtggtttagtcccagggagctctgtagggtactggttagttcacattgttgttcctcctatggggctgcaaactccttcagcttcttgggtactttctgtagctcctttgttggggatcctgtgctctgtccagtggatgactgtgagcattcacttctgtatttgtcaggcactggcagagcctcccaggagacagctatatcaggctcctgtcagcaaaatcttgttggcatctgcaatagtgtcctGATTTGGTGggtttttatgggatggatcccccaggtggggcagtctctggatggtcattccttcagtctctgcttcacactttatctctgtaactccttccatgggtattttgttcccccttctaagaaggatcgaagtatccacactttagtcttccttcttcttgaatttcatgtgttttgaaaattgtatcttgggctaatatccacgtatcagtgagtgcatatcatgtgtgttcttttgtagttGGGTTACCTCCACTTTTCATACATTAAGATTGAACAAATATATGTGAGTTATATTTCCAACTTGAAAGAGTTCTTTTCTTGAATTGGTACTTTTCCCCCCTTTCAAGAAAATCCTGAACTGGTAGAAATTATATGAACTTCTGGCTGTATATAGCACCCAATCACATGCCTCTATGTCTTCTTTTCATCACAGTTTTCAGCTTATTTCCTCTCACAGTTCAATATCCGCAATACCCGCTCCCTTATCTGTTTGGTTCGGACTGCATATATTAAGGGGTTGACCATAGGAGGCACCAGGAAATATAAATTGTCAATTATAATCTGTAAGTAGGGAGCCATATGGTACCCTAAAATCTGGGATAAGACAGAAAAGACAACTGGAGAATAAAACAGACCAATGACACAAAGATGAGAACCACATGTGCTGAGAGCTTTGCTCCTGGCTTGCCAAGATGGAATATGAAAGACAGCACGAAGAATCAGTGTATACGACAGGATGACCAAAAGTAGATCAATCCCCACAGATGCTACAATAACCATGAGGCCATAGACAATGTGGTTGGAGATATCCCCACAAGCAATCATCACTACAGCCATGTACGCACAGTAGGAATAACTAATGACCTGGGTTTGGAATCTTTCCAATCTTTTAGTTAGGATTGGTGCAGGGGTGACCACTGCTACTGCCCTTGCCAGTATAGCCAGTGCCATCTTCACAAGCATGTTGCTGTCAAGGATGGTTGTGTACCTCAAAGGGTACCAAATAGCTGCAAATCTATCAaaagccatggccaagaggatcCCTGATTCCATGACATAAAAGGAAGGGATGAAAAACATCTGTGTGAGGCAGGCTTCAAGGCTGATTTCTTTGGCATTCAGCCAAAAGATTCCTAGCATTCGGGGTACAGTGACTGTTACCAGGCACAAGTCCACGACTGATAGTGTAGCCAAGAGGAGAAACATCGGCTCATGGAGAGTCTTCTCTATCCAAATGATATGTAAAATGGTGACATTTCCTATGATGGTTACTACAAATATCAAGAAAAAGGATATAGAGAACCATCCATGGGAGGATTCGAGGTCTGGGATTCCAGCCAGGATGAATATCAAGGGCTGAGGAATGGAATTATTACATGAAGGCATGGTCACAGGAGCTCTTCAAGGTCTGGTTCCTAGGGAGACAAGGACAACAGTTTATAATAGTAATGATTAGTAAATTGATGATCAAGTAAATACTTGAACTCCTTGGAGTGGGGATGCAGAAAATTCTGGACGACTTGCTAAGAGGAAGAAGCCTTCTTAAAAATAGGTTCTCATTAAACGTGTACTAATCCCATGATTTAATCTTTCCTTTTGCACTGATTGCATAATACtcaaatctttccattttctaatatGACCACTTAGGATGGTAGGATATAGTAGGCCCATCACTGAAGTGTTTACCCCAGCCAAGGAAGCCGAATATAATCATGTATTAGTCTGTTTGGAGAATTGGACTTTGCTTTGGGATTTTTGCCTGAGTTTATTATGAATAGTTAATTCTGATAAAAGGTCCAGGAACTATGTGGGGAAATTATGTATAAAGCAAGGTGAGCACTTTGGTAGAATAGTGGATCTGTGGGATGACAAAACTGAAATCTCAAATGCCTCAACAGGTAATAATTCATCATTTCCATACTATTTAGTCAAGCACAATCGGGGAGTGGATAAGGGTCAAGAGGAGTTACTAAATTTCTGTGgaaatgtttggttgtgtttctgtAGGGAGTAGTATTTGGGGGTTaatataagcttttttttttttttaccaaaataGCACTTTATTATagttattaaatattttgaaCTACATAATTATTGTTATGGAAATACAAAATTTCTCTCACCAAATGATAGTCATGAATGTGTGTTAATATTCTAAAATGGAAGGTATAGATTCATAATAAACACTAATAGAGAGACAGTAGTAAGTTTTGAATATTATACAAATGTAATTACATTGTGCATTTAAGGCTTaggttttataattttatttaacatttcaactgtataattttaataaatatcacagaaaaggagaaatattaataaaagttaaaatcacAAATCAAAGCATGTATTTCAAAGTTGCTTTACCTAGAAATATGATGAGATCAATATTAGGACAAAATTTCTCCTATAGGGAGAAATTTAATGATTTTCTTGGATTACTAGTGTTTTATTGTTACATTTACCTCATGACATATTTAACATGTTTCCAAATTATTTGTAAGTCTaatgacttggcttttattcctattattgttgttttcttttggaattttattttgaaacagggtctttctctATAGCCCAGTTTGATCTCAGACTCACTAGACAATCAGGTCTTTCTTCGACTCATGACCCTTCTGCCTCAATCTGCTGAGTGCTGGTACTGCAGACATACCTTGGATAGTCTCCACACTTGCCCCTTAGCCAGTTCTTGTTAAGTTCTTGGCATACACATATTGCCAGATTTATAATGGCAattaaaacatacacatatgtttagACTTAGTGTATACACATAAATAGATGTTTTTATATAGTTAAAtcattataaatatgtaaaagtCCAATATGTTGTGATAATTGGTTTAGTTCTCAAATTCTACTGTAGCATTTTTTGCACAGTAAGTTGATTGATTCAGAcatcaatattttatattaaaattgcaTTTTGTCGATGGCATACTGGTGCTTAATAATAGATATGTATCCTAGAAGGTATCCTGGCATAGTAAAAATATGAAGGTGTTTGGAATCTCAGACCTAAAACTTACTCTATGTGACTTGATcatatctttttaatttattttttatattatagtataatttttccatttttgtcttcTCTATCCTCTCTCTAAACTCTCCCATCTAACTCTCCCTTGCTCTATTTCAAATTAAGTGTTAAATTAAGCTTCTACATGTCAAAAGTTAGATAAGCCAAATGAGGCAAAATTAATCCCTGTGCAGAGATATAACATGTATACACCTAACatcatttctaaaagaaattttTTGTTCTAAACTACAATTGTTCCTGTTTTGCAATGCATTATCAATTTATCAATTTGAAGTAGGATATAAAAGTATTGTATTATAAGTTTGTTAATTACAAAGAATGATGATGAAGATAATAAAAAGTCTTGAATTGATTCTCTAagcataaaatttgaaaatattgatAATTTTATACTCTGTTTCTAGATTAATAATTTcattaaagagaaaatatttcatgTCACCATAGCTAGATATCTGGGCAAATAATTGTAATTAAAATTGTAAAATGCAGTTTAATTTGCTAGAAGTTAGGATCCTAACATAAATAGCTGCTTGATAACAAAAGAGATGCATAACAAAAGTAGAAATTGTACATGTTGAAGTTTCCAGTGGAGAAGGTATGATCATCTATCAGGAATGCTACAGATGATGTTCCCCACAAAACAGTCTTCAGGACAGAGTTGTTATTTGAAGCAAAGTGACAAAGTTTTTCTTTGTGCTATCATAAATTATTGGCAATAATACATGAATATTACAGAAAGATGCAATTGATTCAAGAATAAACACTCAggtttctattgttttgttttcattaaataaGTGTCTCTGGTCATTCTAAAACTGAAAAACTCTACAAAGGGTTTGGGTACTTTGTGATATTTGGTTGAACATACATAAGGATCTACTCTACCTACATAATGTCTTTGACCCAGGACATTTTTACCCTTTtgtctccttcctttgtttctttttcctggaGTGCTACCTGTAGATTTACAGACCTGGTCAGCAATCCTGGAATGATCCTAGTACACTGGAGGTCTGAAGAAGAGCTGTTTCACTCAAGATTAAGATGGAGTATTTGAGCTTGAGGTCCATTTaagttggtttggttttcttcccTGGGTCTCAAGTGACCTTGTCTTATACCCAAATGTGCTGTTCTTGGCTTGAATGTTGTCAGATAAAAACCTTAAGGTGAATCACTAAGGACAGAGAATTTGCTAAGCACCATAGGATTTGCTGTGGATGAGCTGTGGGAAAATAGGTTGATAGAGATTAGAATCCCCAGAGGGACATGGAAGAGCAGTTGAATCAGAATGGTTATCTTAAGAATGCTGAAGCTAGATTGGACAGATGGGGAGTCAAATTCAAAACAGTGTTGTACTAGGTTATAATTATATGTAAATTGATTTGCTTTcaagctatttatttttttacttctaATCACTTTTAGGGTcccataaataaattaaaaaacggATATTAGGGCTCTTAATTCCTTAAACAGGATCAAAGCCCAGACATACTTAGAAACAGTATAGACAAAGTAAAATTAACTTAAGAGCATTTGTGGAATAAAGAGAAAGGGGTGAGTTGATGGATATTTGAGCAAGAACAGAGTGCTAGATGATAAATATCATAAAAGACAATGCCCTGGagaactgtttttttaaaaaagactcttGGCAGAATTGTGAATAagtctaaaaaagaaagaaaaaaaattgaaaattattttgttcAGAAATCACTGGTAGAGCATATCTTGAAGATATTGATTAGGGATCTGCTTATTTGCTTTTCCATTATTCAttcaaattattaatattttaaattacagcaacagtgttgggttaGGTGTCCGCAGACATGATGGaccctcaggtggggcagtccccagttggcccttccttcagtcactgttccattttttgtcccagttctttctttggacaggaacatttctgggttaaaaagcTTTGAGATGCGTGGGTGGTCCCGTCCCTCGACCAGGGGCTGtgactatctactggaggtggtctcaacaggttctagTACCCCATTCTAGGCGCATTTCAGCTAAAATCATCCTCATTAGGTTCTGGAAAGCTCACATTTTCCTGGTGTttgggaccctccagtggctataCCCAGTTTCTCATCCCcctgctacatttttttttcaattttctaacCCTCTGTACCTTTTTAacatcttcttcagttcctgaTACTGCTATCcttatttcctccccctcctttgctTCTCCCCAGTTCCACTTTCCCTCCACCTACCAGGACCATCCAGTTCCCCCTTAATGCAGGACTGAAGTGTCCACatcctggtcttccttcctcttaagTTCATCTGGTCTGTGTGTTGTATTatgggcattgtgagcttttgggctaatatccacgtattagtgagtacataccatgtatgttcttttgtgactgggttacctcactcaggatgatattttctagttctacccatttgcctgcaaatttcatgaagtcattgttttaatcactgtgtattactccattgtgtatacgtacattttctgtatccattcttctgttgaggggcatctttttttttttttcagtcttctggtcattataaataaggctgctatgaacatagtggagcaagacttctggttatatgttggagcatcttttgagtatatgcccagaagtggtatagctgggtcctcaggtagaactttccaaagtggttttactagCTTGCAgtttcaccagcaatggaggagtgttcctctttctccacatcctcccaacATTTACTGTCAcctgccattctgactggtgtgaggtggaatctcagggtcgttttgatttgcatttccctgatgactaagtatgttgaacagttctttaagtgcttcacagccatttgaaattcctcagttgagaattctgtattTAGCTCTGGACTCCACTTTTTAATaagtttatttggttctctggttgctattttgtcctattgacagtgtcctttgctttacagaatcttttcaattttatgaggtcccatttgtcaattgttgtaCTTAATGCATAAGCCATTGGCATTcttttcaggaagttttcccctgtgcccaagtattcaaggctcttcctcactttctcttctttagattcagcatatctggttttatatggaggtccttgatcatttggacttcagctttgtacaaggagataagaatggatttattttcattcttataTTGTGCAGACCACTAGTTGAAATGGCACCaactgttgaaaatgctttcttttttccactggatagtttagcttctttgtcaatgatcaagtgaccattagGTGTGTGGGAATATTTCtcggtcttcaactctattccactgatctacttgCCTTATtctctaccaataccatgcagtttttattgctattgctctgtagtataacttggggtcagggatggtgattccccaggaagttcttttattgtttagaatcATTTTCACTctcctgggatttttgttattccagatgaatttgcaaattgccctttctaactcagtgaagaattgagttggaattttgatggggattgcattgaatctgtagattgcttttggcaagatagccatttttactatattgatccttccgatccatgagcatgggagatctttcgccccttcttagaattgggaacaaaacacccatggaaggagttacagagacaaagtttagagctgagaggaaaggatggaccatccagacactgccccacctgggggtccatcccataatcagccaccaaatgcagacactattgcatatgccagcaagattttgctgaagggacccttatatagctgtctcttgtgaggctaagccagtgcctggcaaacacagaagtggatgctcacagtcagctattggatggaacacggagcccccactggaggagctagagaaagtacccaaggagctgaaggggtatgcaaccttataggtggaacaacaatatgagctaggcagtactcccagagctcgtgtctctagctgcatttttagcagaagatggccttgtcggccatcattgggaagagagaccccttggtcttgcaaactttatatgccccagtacaggggaaacaccagggccaagaagtgggaatgggtgggtagaggagcggGATGGGGGCGTATAGGGGatgttcaggatagcatttgaaatgtaaatgaagttaATACCTAATAAcaaattggaggaaaaaaaaaaacaaatgtggaTACCCTTGCAGTGTAGGgatggatgttcagaattgagatttcatcttggtacatttttcctttgatgagtatgaagtgttcttgccatctttttttttttctttcttttttttttgataacttttggttgcaagtctattttattagatgttagaatgactacttcagcttgtttcttgggaccatttacttggaaacttttttttatcatccttttactttgaggtaatgCTTGTTTTTGACTCTGAGGTGTGTTTGCTGTATGTTGCAAAATtctggatcctgtttacatatccactctgttagtctatgcctttttattggggaattgagtccattgatgttgagagatattaaagaccagtgattgttgcttcctgtcatttttgttgttagagatggaattatgcttgtgtggttctcttttttagatttgttgtaaggagattactttctttctttttcttgggtgtagtttccctccttgtgttggagttttccatcaaTTATCCTTTCTtgggctggatttatggagagatagtgtgtaaatttggctttgtcctgaaatatcttggtttctccttctatggtaattgagtgtttgttgggtatagaagcctggtctggaatttgtgttttctttaggtCTTTATggcatctgtccagggtcttctggttctaatagtctctggtgagaagtctggtgtaattctttttttttttaatttatttttttattaggtattttcctcatttacattttcaatgctatcccaaaagtcccccatacccacccactcccaatcccctacccacccacgccccttttttggccctggggttcccctgtactgaggcatataaagtttgcaagtacaatgggcctctctttgcagtgatggctgactaggccatcttttgatacatatgcagctagagacaagagctccggggtactggttagttcatattgttgttccacctatagggttgctgttccctttagctccttgggtaatttctctagctcctccattgggggcactgtgatccatccaatagctgactgtgagcatccacttctgtgttttctaggccccagcatagtctcacaagagacagctatatctgggtcctttcagcaaaatcttgctattgtatgcaatggtgtcagcgtttggaagctgattatgggatggatccctgggtatggcaatcactagatggtccatccttttgtcacagctccaaattttgtctctgtaactccttccatgggtgttttgttctcatttctaagaaggggcaaagtgtccacactttggtcttcgttcttcttgaatttcatgcgtttagcaaattgtatcttatatcttgggtattctaagtttctgggccaatatccacttatcagtgagtacatattgtgcgagttcctttgtgattgggttacctcactcaggatgatgccctccaggtccatccatataGGTCtccctttacatgttacttgatcctttacccttactgctttcaatattcattCTTTGTTATGTGcattttggtgttttaattattatgtgaggAGAGGAATTTCGTTTTCTGGTCCCATCTGTTTGGCATTCtgaggcttcttgtatgtttatgggcatttctttttttaggttaggaaagtttccttgtataattttgtctaagatgtttgctggccctttgagttgggaatctttgctttcttctatacctattgcTCTCAGGTTGTGTCTTTTCCTTTTGTCCTGTATTCCTtgaatattttgagataggagctttttggattttgtattttccttgagtGTTGTTTCAATgccttctattgtatcttctgctactctcttctatctcttgtattttgttggtgatgcttgcatctgcaactcctgttctctttcctaggttttccatctccagggctgtcttcctttgagttttctttaatgattctagttccattttcagatcctaaacagttttgttcaattccttcacctgtttgattgtgttctcatgtattttttaagggtttatgtgtttcttctttcagggcttctacttgtttatttgtgttctctttcctttctttaaggaagtcacttatgtccttcttaaagcccTCTATCATTTTCATGAAATGAgagtttagatctgaatcttgtgttataggtgtgttggggtatccaggacttgctgtagtaGGAGAACTGATGGTGCAAAATcaaattggtttctgttgcttatgtcctTACACTTGTCTCtcatcatctggttatctctggtgttatttggctttcctgtctctgactggagcatGTCCTTCCTGTGaatctgtgatcctgtgatccagTGAACCTACATGTGTCAGAATCCCTGGAGAGTCAAGTTGCAAATGGGGTGTGGGTTGTGTGGGATCA
This Mus musculus strain C57BL/6J chromosome 7, GRCm38.p6 C57BL/6J DNA region includes the following protein-coding sequences:
- the Olfr600 gene encoding olfactory receptor 600, whose amino-acid sequence is MPSCNNSIPQPLIFILAGIPDLESSHGWFSISFFLIFVVTIIGNVTILHIIWIEKTLHEPMFLLLATLSVVDLCLVTVTVPRMLGIFWLNAKEISLEACLTQMFFIPSFYVMESGILLAMAFDRFAAIWYPLRYTTILDSNMLVKMALAILARAVAVVTPAPILTKRLERFQTQVISYSYCAYMAVVMIACGDISNHIVYGLMVIVASVGIDLLLVILSYTLILRAVFHIPSWQARSKALSTCGSHLCVIGLFYSPVVFSVLSQILGYHMAPYLQIIIDNLYFLVPPMVNPLIYAVRTKQIRERVLRILNCERK